The following are encoded in a window of Pongo abelii isolate AG06213 chromosome 16, NHGRI_mPonAbe1-v2.0_pri, whole genome shotgun sequence genomic DNA:
- the ULK3 gene encoding serine/threonine-protein kinase ULK3 isoform X2, giving the protein MAGPGWGPPRLDGFILTERLGSGTYATVYKAYAKDTREVVAIKCVAKKSLNKASVENLLTEIEILKGIRHPHIVQLKDFQWDSDNIYLIMEFCAGGDLSRFIHTRRILPEKVARVFMQQLASALQFLHERSISHLDLKPQNILLSSLEKPHLKLADFGFAQHMSPWDEKHVLRGSPLYMAPEMVCQRQYDARVDLWSVGVILYEALFGQPPFASRSFSELEEKIRSNRVIELPLRPLLSRDCRDLLQRLLERDPSRRISFQDFFAHPWVDLEHMPSGESLGRATALVVQAVKKDQEGDAAAALSLYCKALDFFVPALHYEVDAQRKEAIKAKVGQYVSRAEELKAIVSSSNQALLRQGTSARDLLREMARDKPRLLAALEVASAAMAKEEAAGGEQDALDLYQHSLGELLLLLAAEPPGRRRELLHTEVQNLMARAEYLKEQAKMRESRWEADTLDKEGLSESVRSSCTLQ; this is encoded by the exons ATGGCGGGGCCCGGCTGGGGTCCCCCGCGCCTGGACGGCTTCATCCTCACCGAGCGCCTGGGCAGCGGCACGTACGCCACGGTGTACAAGGCCTACGCCAAG GACACTCGTGAGGTGGTAGCCATAAAGTGTGTAGCCAAGAAAAGTCTGAACAAGGCATCGGTGGAGAACCTCCTCACGGAGATTGAGATCCTCAAGGGCATTCGACATCCCCACATTGTGCAGCTGAAAGACTTTCAG TGGGACAGTGACAATATCTACCTCATCATGGAGTTTTGCGCAGGGGGCGACCTGTCTCGCTTCATCCATACCCGCAGGATTCTGCCTGAGAAGGTGGCGCGTGTCTTCATGCAGCAGTTAG CTAGCGCCCTGCAATTCCTGCATGAACGGAGTATCTCTCACCTGGATCTGAAGCCACAGAACATTCTACTGAGCTCCTTGGAGAAGCCCCACCTAAAACTGGCAG ACTTTGGTTTCGCACAACACATGTCCCCGTGGGATGAGAAGCACGTGCTCCGTGGCTCCCCCCTCTACATGGCCCCCGAGATGGTGTGCCAGCGGCAGTATGACGCCCGCGTGGACCTCTGGTCCGTGGGGGTCATCCTGTATG AAGCCCTCTTCGGGCAGCCCCCCTTTGCCTCCAGGTCGTTCTCAGAGCTGGAAGAGAAGATCCGTAGCAACCGGGTCATTGAG CTCCCCTTGCGGCCCCTGCTCTCCCGAGACTGCCGGGACCTACTGCAGCGGCTCCTGGAGCGGGACCCCAGCCGTCGCATCTCCTTCCAGGACTTCTTTGCGCACCCCTGGGTGGACCTGGAGCACATGCCCAGTGGGGAGAGTCTGGGGCGAGCA ACCGCCCTGGTGGTGCAGGCTGTGAAGAAAGACCAGGAGGGGGATGCAGCAGCCGCCTTATCACTCTACTGCAAGGCTCTGGACTTCTTCGTACCTGCCCTGCACT ATGAAGTGGATGCCCAGCGGAAGGAGGCAATTAAGGCAAAG GTGGGGCAGTACGTGTCCCGGGCTGAGGAGCTCAAGGCCATCGTCTCCTCTTCCAATCAGGCCCTGCTGAGGCAGGGGACCTCCGCCCGAGACCTGCTCAGAG AGATGGCCCGGGACAAGCCACGCCTCCTAGCTGCCCTGGAAGTGGCTTCAGCTGCCATGGCCAAG GAGGAGGCCGCTGGCGGGGAGCAGGATGCCCTGGACCTGTACCAGCACAGCCTGggggagctgctgctgctgctggcag CGGAGCCCCCAGGCCGGAGGCGAGAGCTGCTTCACACTGAG GTTCAGAACCTCATGGCCCGAGCTGAATACCTGAAGGAGCAGGCCAAG ATGAGGGAATCTCGCTGGGAAGCTGACACCCTGGACAAAGAGGGACTGTCGGAATCTGTTCGTAGCT CTTGCACCCTTCAGTGA
- the ULK3 gene encoding serine/threonine-protein kinase ULK3 isoform X1: MAGPGWGPPRLDGFILTERLGSGTYATVYKAYAKKDTREVVAIKCVAKKSLNKASVENLLTEIEILKGIRHPHIVQLKDFQWDSDNIYLIMEFCAGGDLSRFIHTRRILPEKVARVFMQQLASALQFLHERSISHLDLKPQNILLSSLEKPHLKLADFGFAQHMSPWDEKHVLRGSPLYMAPEMVCQRQYDARVDLWSVGVILYEALFGQPPFASRSFSELEEKIRSNRVIELPLRPLLSRDCRDLLQRLLERDPSRRISFQDFFAHPWVDLEHMPSGESLGRATALVVQAVKKDQEGDAAAALSLYCKALDFFVPALHYEVDAQRKEAIKAKVGQYVSRAEELKAIVSSSNQALLRQGTSARDLLREMARDKPRLLAALEVASAAMAKEEAAGGEQDALDLYQHSLGELLLLLAAEPPGRRRELLHTEVQNLMARAEYLKEQAKMRESRWEADTLDKEGLSESVRSSCTLQ; this comes from the exons ATGGCGGGGCCCGGCTGGGGTCCCCCGCGCCTGGACGGCTTCATCCTCACCGAGCGCCTGGGCAGCGGCACGTACGCCACGGTGTACAAGGCCTACGCCAAG AAGGACACTCGTGAGGTGGTAGCCATAAAGTGTGTAGCCAAGAAAAGTCTGAACAAGGCATCGGTGGAGAACCTCCTCACGGAGATTGAGATCCTCAAGGGCATTCGACATCCCCACATTGTGCAGCTGAAAGACTTTCAG TGGGACAGTGACAATATCTACCTCATCATGGAGTTTTGCGCAGGGGGCGACCTGTCTCGCTTCATCCATACCCGCAGGATTCTGCCTGAGAAGGTGGCGCGTGTCTTCATGCAGCAGTTAG CTAGCGCCCTGCAATTCCTGCATGAACGGAGTATCTCTCACCTGGATCTGAAGCCACAGAACATTCTACTGAGCTCCTTGGAGAAGCCCCACCTAAAACTGGCAG ACTTTGGTTTCGCACAACACATGTCCCCGTGGGATGAGAAGCACGTGCTCCGTGGCTCCCCCCTCTACATGGCCCCCGAGATGGTGTGCCAGCGGCAGTATGACGCCCGCGTGGACCTCTGGTCCGTGGGGGTCATCCTGTATG AAGCCCTCTTCGGGCAGCCCCCCTTTGCCTCCAGGTCGTTCTCAGAGCTGGAAGAGAAGATCCGTAGCAACCGGGTCATTGAG CTCCCCTTGCGGCCCCTGCTCTCCCGAGACTGCCGGGACCTACTGCAGCGGCTCCTGGAGCGGGACCCCAGCCGTCGCATCTCCTTCCAGGACTTCTTTGCGCACCCCTGGGTGGACCTGGAGCACATGCCCAGTGGGGAGAGTCTGGGGCGAGCA ACCGCCCTGGTGGTGCAGGCTGTGAAGAAAGACCAGGAGGGGGATGCAGCAGCCGCCTTATCACTCTACTGCAAGGCTCTGGACTTCTTCGTACCTGCCCTGCACT ATGAAGTGGATGCCCAGCGGAAGGAGGCAATTAAGGCAAAG GTGGGGCAGTACGTGTCCCGGGCTGAGGAGCTCAAGGCCATCGTCTCCTCTTCCAATCAGGCCCTGCTGAGGCAGGGGACCTCCGCCCGAGACCTGCTCAGAG AGATGGCCCGGGACAAGCCACGCCTCCTAGCTGCCCTGGAAGTGGCTTCAGCTGCCATGGCCAAG GAGGAGGCCGCTGGCGGGGAGCAGGATGCCCTGGACCTGTACCAGCACAGCCTGggggagctgctgctgctgctggcag CGGAGCCCCCAGGCCGGAGGCGAGAGCTGCTTCACACTGAG GTTCAGAACCTCATGGCCCGAGCTGAATACCTGAAGGAGCAGGCCAAG ATGAGGGAATCTCGCTGGGAAGCTGACACCCTGGACAAAGAGGGACTGTCGGAATCTGTTCGTAGCT CTTGCACCCTTCAGTGA
- the ULK3 gene encoding serine/threonine-protein kinase ULK3 isoform X3, with protein sequence MQRNGSSSRGLEKTRLRLCREARIPESAFLTGLTRESWEARCWCAKDTREVVAIKCVAKKSLNKASVENLLTEIEILKGIRHPHIVQLKDFQWDSDNIYLIMEFCAGGDLSRFIHTRRILPEKVARVFMQQLASALQFLHERSISHLDLKPQNILLSSLEKPHLKLADFGFAQHMSPWDEKHVLRGSPLYMAPEMVCQRQYDARVDLWSVGVILYEALFGQPPFASRSFSELEEKIRSNRVIELPLRPLLSRDCRDLLQRLLERDPSRRISFQDFFAHPWVDLEHMPSGESLGRATALVVQAVKKDQEGDAAAALSLYCKALDFFVPALHYEVDAQRKEAIKAKVGQYVSRAEELKAIVSSSNQALLRQGTSARDLLREMARDKPRLLAALEVASAAMAKEEAAGGEQDALDLYQHSLGELLLLLAAEPPGRRRELLHTEVQNLMARAEYLKEQAKMRESRWEADTLDKEGLSESVRSSCTLQ encoded by the exons atgcaaagaaatggatcATCTAGCCGAGGGTTGGAGAAGACCAGGCTGAGGCTGTGTCGGGAAGCCAGGATTCCAGAATCAGCATTCCTCACTGGCCTCACAAGGGAAAGCTGGGAAGCCCGGTGCTGGTGTGCA AAGGACACTCGTGAGGTGGTAGCCATAAAGTGTGTAGCCAAGAAAAGTCTGAACAAGGCATCGGTGGAGAACCTCCTCACGGAGATTGAGATCCTCAAGGGCATTCGACATCCCCACATTGTGCAGCTGAAAGACTTTCAG TGGGACAGTGACAATATCTACCTCATCATGGAGTTTTGCGCAGGGGGCGACCTGTCTCGCTTCATCCATACCCGCAGGATTCTGCCTGAGAAGGTGGCGCGTGTCTTCATGCAGCAGTTAG CTAGCGCCCTGCAATTCCTGCATGAACGGAGTATCTCTCACCTGGATCTGAAGCCACAGAACATTCTACTGAGCTCCTTGGAGAAGCCCCACCTAAAACTGGCAG ACTTTGGTTTCGCACAACACATGTCCCCGTGGGATGAGAAGCACGTGCTCCGTGGCTCCCCCCTCTACATGGCCCCCGAGATGGTGTGCCAGCGGCAGTATGACGCCCGCGTGGACCTCTGGTCCGTGGGGGTCATCCTGTATG AAGCCCTCTTCGGGCAGCCCCCCTTTGCCTCCAGGTCGTTCTCAGAGCTGGAAGAGAAGATCCGTAGCAACCGGGTCATTGAG CTCCCCTTGCGGCCCCTGCTCTCCCGAGACTGCCGGGACCTACTGCAGCGGCTCCTGGAGCGGGACCCCAGCCGTCGCATCTCCTTCCAGGACTTCTTTGCGCACCCCTGGGTGGACCTGGAGCACATGCCCAGTGGGGAGAGTCTGGGGCGAGCA ACCGCCCTGGTGGTGCAGGCTGTGAAGAAAGACCAGGAGGGGGATGCAGCAGCCGCCTTATCACTCTACTGCAAGGCTCTGGACTTCTTCGTACCTGCCCTGCACT ATGAAGTGGATGCCCAGCGGAAGGAGGCAATTAAGGCAAAG GTGGGGCAGTACGTGTCCCGGGCTGAGGAGCTCAAGGCCATCGTCTCCTCTTCCAATCAGGCCCTGCTGAGGCAGGGGACCTCCGCCCGAGACCTGCTCAGAG AGATGGCCCGGGACAAGCCACGCCTCCTAGCTGCCCTGGAAGTGGCTTCAGCTGCCATGGCCAAG GAGGAGGCCGCTGGCGGGGAGCAGGATGCCCTGGACCTGTACCAGCACAGCCTGggggagctgctgctgctgctggcag CGGAGCCCCCAGGCCGGAGGCGAGAGCTGCTTCACACTGAG GTTCAGAACCTCATGGCCCGAGCTGAATACCTGAAGGAGCAGGCCAAG ATGAGGGAATCTCGCTGGGAAGCTGACACCCTGGACAAAGAGGGACTGTCGGAATCTGTTCGTAGCT CTTGCACCCTTCAGTGA
- the ULK3 gene encoding serine/threonine-protein kinase ULK3 isoform X4: MEFCAGGDLSRFIHTRRILPEKVARVFMQQLASALQFLHERSISHLDLKPQNILLSSLEKPHLKLADFGFAQHMSPWDEKHVLRGSPLYMAPEMVCQRQYDARVDLWSVGVILYEALFGQPPFASRSFSELEEKIRSNRVIELPLRPLLSRDCRDLLQRLLERDPSRRISFQDFFAHPWVDLEHMPSGESLGRATALVVQAVKKDQEGDAAAALSLYCKALDFFVPALHYEVDAQRKEAIKAKVGQYVSRAEELKAIVSSSNQALLRQGTSARDLLREMARDKPRLLAALEVASAAMAKEEAAGGEQDALDLYQHSLGELLLLLAAEPPGRRRELLHTEVQNLMARAEYLKEQAKMRESRWEADTLDKEGLSESVRSSCTLQ, from the exons ATGGAGTTTTGCGCAGGGGGCGACCTGTCTCGCTTCATCCATACCCGCAGGATTCTGCCTGAGAAGGTGGCGCGTGTCTTCATGCAGCAGTTAG CTAGCGCCCTGCAATTCCTGCATGAACGGAGTATCTCTCACCTGGATCTGAAGCCACAGAACATTCTACTGAGCTCCTTGGAGAAGCCCCACCTAAAACTGGCAG ACTTTGGTTTCGCACAACACATGTCCCCGTGGGATGAGAAGCACGTGCTCCGTGGCTCCCCCCTCTACATGGCCCCCGAGATGGTGTGCCAGCGGCAGTATGACGCCCGCGTGGACCTCTGGTCCGTGGGGGTCATCCTGTATG AAGCCCTCTTCGGGCAGCCCCCCTTTGCCTCCAGGTCGTTCTCAGAGCTGGAAGAGAAGATCCGTAGCAACCGGGTCATTGAG CTCCCCTTGCGGCCCCTGCTCTCCCGAGACTGCCGGGACCTACTGCAGCGGCTCCTGGAGCGGGACCCCAGCCGTCGCATCTCCTTCCAGGACTTCTTTGCGCACCCCTGGGTGGACCTGGAGCACATGCCCAGTGGGGAGAGTCTGGGGCGAGCA ACCGCCCTGGTGGTGCAGGCTGTGAAGAAAGACCAGGAGGGGGATGCAGCAGCCGCCTTATCACTCTACTGCAAGGCTCTGGACTTCTTCGTACCTGCCCTGCACT ATGAAGTGGATGCCCAGCGGAAGGAGGCAATTAAGGCAAAG GTGGGGCAGTACGTGTCCCGGGCTGAGGAGCTCAAGGCCATCGTCTCCTCTTCCAATCAGGCCCTGCTGAGGCAGGGGACCTCCGCCCGAGACCTGCTCAGAG AGATGGCCCGGGACAAGCCACGCCTCCTAGCTGCCCTGGAAGTGGCTTCAGCTGCCATGGCCAAG GAGGAGGCCGCTGGCGGGGAGCAGGATGCCCTGGACCTGTACCAGCACAGCCTGggggagctgctgctgctgctggcag CGGAGCCCCCAGGCCGGAGGCGAGAGCTGCTTCACACTGAG GTTCAGAACCTCATGGCCCGAGCTGAATACCTGAAGGAGCAGGCCAAG ATGAGGGAATCTCGCTGGGAAGCTGACACCCTGGACAAAGAGGGACTGTCGGAATCTGTTCGTAGCT CTTGCACCCTTCAGTGA
- the SCAMP2 gene encoding secretory carrier-associated membrane protein 2, protein MSAFDTNPFADPVDVNPFQDPSVTQLTNAPQGGLAEFNPFSETNAATTVPVTQLPGSSQPAVLQPSVEPTQPTPQAVVSAAQAGLLRQQEELDRKAAELERKERELQNTVANLQVRQNNWPPLPSWCPVKPCFYQDFSTEIPADYQRICKMLYYLWMLHSVTLFLNLLACLAWFSGNSSKGVDFGLSILWFLIFTPCAFLCWYRPIYKAFRSDNSFSFFVFFFVFFCQIGIYIIQLVGIPGLGDSGWIAALSTLDNQSLAISVIMMVVAGFFTLCAVLSVFLLQRVHSLYRRTGASFQQAQEEFSQGIFSSRTFHRAASSAAQGAFQGN, encoded by the exons GATCCCTCTGTGACCCAGCTGACCAATGCCCCGCAGGGCGGCCTGGCGGAATTCAACCCCTTCTCAGAG ACAAATGCAGCGACAACAGTTCCTGTCACACAACTCCCTGGGTCCTCGCAGCCAGCGGTTCTCCAGCCATCAGTGGAACCAACCCAGCCGACCCCCCAG GCTGTGGTGTCTGCGGCCCAGGCAGGCCTGCTCCGGCAGCAGGAAGAACTGGACAGGAAAGCTGCCGAGCTGGAACGCAAGGAGCGGGAGCTGCAGAACACTGTAGCCAACTTGCAGG TGAGACAGAACAACTGGCCCCCCCTGCCCTCGTGGTGCCCTGTGAAGCCCTGCTTCTATCAAGATTTCTCCACAGAGATCCCTGCCGACTACCAGCGGATATGCAAGATGCTCTACTATCTGTGGATGT TGCATTCAGTGACTCTGTTTCTGAACCTGCTTGCCTGCCTGGCCTGGTTCTCGGGCAACAGCTCCAAGGGAGTGGACTTTGGCCTCTCCATCCTGTGGTTTCTGATCTTCACTCCTTGTGCCTTCCTTTGTTGGTACCGACCCATCTATAAGGCCTTTAG GTCCGACAACTCTTTCAGCTTCTTTGtgttcttctttgtgtttttttgtcaAATAGGGATCTACATCATCCAGTTGGTTGGCATCCCTGGCCTGGGGGACAG CGGTTGGATTGCAGCCCTGTCTACACTGGATAATCAGTCCCTGGCCATATCAGTCATCATGATGGTGGTGGCTGGCTTCTTCACCCTCTGTGCCGTGCTCTCAGTCTTCCTCCTGCAGCGG GTGCACTCCCTCTACCGCCGGACAGGGGCCAGCTTCCAGCAGGCCCAGGAGGAGTTTTCCCAGGGCATCTTCAGCAGCAGAACCTTCCACAGAGCTGCTTCATCTGCTGCCCAAGGAGCCTTCCAGGGGAATtag